A section of the Devosia rhizoryzae genome encodes:
- the rpsR gene encoding 30S ribosomal protein S18, whose product MAIKDLTTSQARRPFQRRRKTCPFSGEGAPKIDYKDVRLLSRYVSERGKIVPSRITAVSAKKQRELARAIKRARFIGLMPYAVQ is encoded by the coding sequence ATGGCAATCAAAGACCTCACCACTTCCCAGGCTCGCCGCCCGTTCCAGCGCCGTCGCAAGACCTGCCCGTTCTCGGGCGAAGGCGCGCCAAAGATCGACTACAAGGACGTGCGCCTGCTTTCGCGCTACGTTTCCGAGCGCGGCAAGATCGTGCCGAGCCGCATCACCGCCGTTTCTGCCAAGAAGCAGCGTGAACTGGCCCGTGCCATCAAGCGTGCCCGTTTCATCGGCCTGATGCCCTACGCCGTCCAGTAA
- the rplI gene encoding 50S ribosomal protein L9 has translation MKVILLERVGRSGTIGDEINVKDGFARNFLLPQGKALRATEANRKRFENERAHIEQRNEERRNAAAGIAEGLNGHAVVMIRQAGETGQLYGSVAARDIVEALAADGFTVQRNQVDLADAIKSVGVHTVPLNLHAEVSVSITVNVARSPDEAARQAEGEDVTVHTFEADEGGDFAAGQADAAADDRFED, from the coding sequence ATGAAAGTCATTCTGCTCGAGCGCGTTGGCCGCAGCGGCACCATCGGCGACGAAATCAACGTCAAGGACGGTTTTGCCCGTAACTTCCTCCTGCCCCAGGGCAAGGCCCTGCGCGCCACGGAAGCCAACCGCAAGCGCTTCGAAAACGAACGCGCCCATATCGAACAGCGCAACGAAGAGCGCCGCAACGCTGCCGCCGGCATCGCGGAAGGCCTCAACGGCCATGCCGTGGTGATGATCCGCCAGGCTGGCGAAACCGGCCAGCTCTACGGTTCGGTCGCCGCTCGTGACATCGTCGAGGCTCTGGCCGCCGATGGCTTCACCGTGCAGCGCAACCAGGTCGACCTTGCCGACGCGATCAAGTCGGTCGGCGTGCACACCGTGCCGCTGAACCTGCATGCGGAAGTTTCGGTCTCGATCACCGTCAACGTCGCCCGTTCGCCCGATGAAGCAGCCCGTCAGGCCGAAGGCGAGGACGTTACCGTCCACACGTTTGAAGCCGACGAAGGTGGCGATTTCGCCGCCGGCCAGGCCGACGCGGCTGCCGACGACCGCTTCGAAGACTGA
- a CDS encoding phospholipase D-like domain-containing protein produces the protein MADLRFTPGQNCMAATTADRFSVIVDAEDYFRHARDVMVRAQRRITLVGWDFDARITLGNNAADGGPADLGNFILWLVKRNPELEIFLLQWDFGIITTAKRGTTLIKLWQWLRHKRIHVKFDSAHPTGASHHQKIILIDDAMAFVGGIDMTGARWDTREHRHEDPRRRRPTTRRPYKPWHDVTTAVTGPIVSAVVDLVQDRWGRAGVAAFQPISDGVALWPEGLEIDFADVDIAISRTAPKIEDYQPILEVEKLWLDQIATAKNLIYIESQYFASRAIVSAMAKRLQEQDGPEIVVINPDTADGWLQPLAMDTARARLFTWIKRADKFDRLRLYHPVGLGGEAIYVHAKALVADDTVLKVGSSNINNRSLRLDTECDITIVADADDEAVRREIAWTRNDLLGEHLGVTAEAVAARLAETGSLIKTIETLRGTGRTLRDYQVPELNDIEKWLADNEVLDPEGPEEMFEPLSQRGLMRGFLKRFARKPKAKGRA, from the coding sequence TTGGCCGACCTACGTTTCACGCCGGGCCAAAACTGCATGGCCGCTACCACTGCGGACCGCTTCTCCGTTATTGTCGATGCTGAAGATTATTTCCGCCACGCACGCGATGTCATGGTGCGCGCGCAGCGTCGCATCACTCTGGTCGGCTGGGACTTCGATGCCCGAATAACGCTGGGCAACAATGCGGCGGATGGCGGTCCGGCCGATCTCGGCAACTTCATCCTCTGGCTGGTGAAGCGCAATCCCGAACTCGAAATCTTCCTGCTGCAATGGGATTTCGGCATCATCACCACGGCCAAGCGCGGCACGACACTGATCAAGCTCTGGCAATGGCTGCGCCATAAGCGCATTCATGTGAAATTCGATAGTGCCCACCCCACCGGCGCATCGCACCACCAGAAGATCATCCTGATCGACGACGCCATGGCTTTTGTCGGCGGCATCGACATGACCGGCGCCCGCTGGGACACCCGCGAGCACCGGCACGAAGATCCGCGCCGCCGCCGTCCGACGACGCGCCGGCCCTATAAGCCATGGCACGATGTCACCACCGCGGTAACCGGACCCATCGTCAGCGCCGTTGTCGATCTGGTGCAAGATCGCTGGGGGCGGGCAGGGGTAGCAGCGTTTCAGCCGATCAGCGATGGCGTGGCGCTGTGGCCGGAAGGACTGGAGATCGACTTCGCCGATGTCGACATCGCCATTTCCCGGACGGCGCCGAAGATCGAGGACTACCAGCCGATCCTTGAGGTGGAAAAGCTCTGGCTCGACCAGATCGCGACGGCCAAAAACCTCATCTATATCGAGAGCCAGTATTTTGCGTCGCGCGCCATCGTCTCGGCCATGGCCAAGCGGCTGCAGGAGCAGGATGGGCCCGAAATCGTGGTCATCAACCCCGATACCGCCGATGGCTGGCTGCAGCCATTGGCGATGGACACGGCGCGGGCAAGGCTCTTCACCTGGATAAAGCGCGCCGACAAGTTCGACCGGCTGCGGCTTTACCATCCGGTCGGCTTGGGCGGTGAGGCGATCTATGTGCATGCCAAGGCCCTGGTGGCGGACGACACCGTGCTTAAGGTCGGATCCTCCAACATCAACAACCGCTCGCTGCGGCTCGATACCGAATGCGACATCACCATTGTCGCCGACGCCGATGATGAGGCCGTCCGGCGCGAGATCGCCTGGACCCGCAACGACCTGTTGGGCGAGCATCTGGGCGTCACCGCCGAAGCGGTAGCAGCGCGGCTTGCCGAGACGGGATCGCTGATCAAGACGATTGAAACATTGCGGGGGACGGGCCGGACGCTGCGCGACTACCAAGTGCCCGAGCTCAACGACATCGAAAAGTGGCTTGCCGACAACGAAGTGCTCGATCCTGAAGGACCCGAGGAAATGTTCGAGCCGCTATCGCAGCGCGGACTGATGCGCGGCTTCCTCAAGCGCTTTGCGAGAAAGCCCAAAGCAAAAGGCCGGGCGTAA
- a CDS encoding replicative DNA helicase — protein MAEIARLHPAEEKSFRIAPHNVDVEQALLGAILINNDAFYRVADFLMPEHFYEPIHREIFELAGKIIRAGKAAEPATLKTHLPDQLLPDVTMMQYLSRLAAEATTVINAADYGQAIYDLAIRRNLIQVGEEMVSVAYDSSDVDMTPVKQIEKVEGELFQLAEKGRYDGGFQNFGAALNASIQMAGEAFQRDGGLSGVATDLHDLDRQMGGLQRSDLIILAGRPAMGKTSLVTNIAFNVAKAWRGEVTPDGHNKTVDGGIVGFFSLEMSSEQLATRILAEQAEISSSDIRRGRIHDSQFSKLVDVSNMMSRLPLYIDDTGGISVAQLAARARRLKRQKGLDMLVIDYLQLLSGSSKASSQNRVQELTEITTTLKALAKELEIPVIALSQLSRQVEARDDKHPQLADLRESGSIEQDADVVLFVYREEYYLKNKEPKEGTPEHLTWQGEMEKVHGKAEVIIAKQRHGPTGTVQLSFEAQFTRFGNLARADYLPERME, from the coding sequence ATGGCAGAGATCGCGCGCCTTCATCCGGCCGAAGAAAAGTCGTTCCGCATCGCGCCCCACAACGTGGATGTGGAGCAGGCGCTGCTGGGCGCGATCCTGATCAACAACGACGCCTTCTACCGCGTAGCCGATTTCCTGATGCCGGAGCATTTCTACGAGCCGATCCATCGCGAGATCTTCGAGCTTGCCGGCAAGATCATTCGCGCTGGCAAGGCAGCGGAACCGGCAACGCTCAAGACCCACCTGCCTGACCAGCTGCTGCCCGACGTCACCATGATGCAGTACCTGTCGCGTCTGGCGGCAGAAGCGACGACTGTCATCAACGCTGCCGACTACGGTCAGGCAATCTACGATCTCGCCATCCGCCGCAACCTGATCCAGGTGGGCGAGGAAATGGTCAGCGTCGCCTATGACAGCAGCGACGTCGACATGACCCCGGTCAAGCAGATCGAAAAGGTCGAAGGCGAGCTCTTCCAGCTGGCCGAAAAGGGCCGCTACGACGGTGGCTTCCAGAATTTCGGAGCTGCGCTCAACGCGTCCATCCAGATGGCCGGCGAAGCCTTTCAGCGCGACGGCGGCCTGTCCGGCGTTGCCACTGATCTGCATGATCTCGACCGGCAGATGGGCGGCCTGCAGCGCTCCGACTTGATCATCCTTGCCGGCCGCCCGGCCATGGGCAAGACCTCGCTCGTCACCAATATCGCTTTCAACGTCGCCAAGGCCTGGCGCGGCGAGGTGACGCCGGACGGCCACAACAAGACAGTCGATGGTGGCATTGTCGGCTTCTTCAGCCTCGAAATGAGTTCGGAACAGCTGGCGACGCGTATTCTTGCCGAGCAGGCCGAGATTTCCTCCTCCGACATCCGCCGCGGCCGCATCCACGATTCGCAGTTTTCCAAGCTTGTCGACGTCTCCAACATGATGAGCCGACTACCGCTCTATATCGACGATACCGGTGGCATTTCCGTCGCCCAGCTTGCCGCCCGCGCCCGCCGCCTCAAGCGGCAGAAGGGGCTCGACATGCTGGTAATCGACTACCTGCAACTGCTCTCGGGCTCGTCGAAAGCCTCGAGCCAGAACCGCGTGCAGGAGCTGACCGAGATCACGACGACGCTCAAGGCGCTGGCCAAGGAGCTCGAAATTCCGGTGATCGCCTTGTCCCAGCTATCCCGACAGGTCGAAGCGCGCGACGACAAGCATCCGCAGCTGGCGGACTTGCGCGAATCCGGTTCTATCGAGCAGGACGCGGACGTGGTGCTTTTCGTTTACCGCGAAGAGTACTATCTCAAGAACAAGGAACCCAAAGAGGGCACGCCCGAGCACCTCACCTGGCAGGGGGAAATGGAAAAGGTGCATGGCAAGGCGGAAGTGATCATCGCCAAGCAGCGCCACGGTCCCACCGGCACGGTGCAGCTGAGCTTTGAGGCGCAGTTTACCCGCTTTGGTAACCTTGCTCGGGCAGATTATCTGCCTGAACGCATGGAATAG
- the alr gene encoding alanine racemase — MTPTSGLGGQLSIDLGALARNWRALDKVSAGALTAAVVKADAYGTGIDMASKALHAAGARFFFVATPDEGMAVRAAVPDAHIFVLYGLYPGAANLYIRQNLMPVLSSIPMLEEWLAKCVERNEAYPAGFHFDTGINRLGFRLSEAGQVRERIERLGYAPQMVMSHLACADQPNHEKNRTQLALFGSVISQFPGIPASLANSAGLMTGRDYHFQMVRPGIALFGGRAVSGRKNPMAPVVTLHVPILQITDGRIGETVGYGANYTLNRTSKLAVLGYGYADGLLRSLSGSNSRPGGKVFIRGRVCPIIGRISMDLTIVDVTDLGGDLPSPGEGAEVFGPNVSVDDQADAGGTIGYELLTSLKGRYSRNYVGTGELPE, encoded by the coding sequence ATGACGCCGACTTCCGGCCTTGGTGGCCAACTGAGCATCGACCTGGGCGCCCTCGCCCGCAATTGGCGTGCGCTGGACAAGGTCAGCGCCGGCGCCCTGACGGCTGCCGTGGTCAAGGCCGACGCCTATGGCACCGGCATCGACATGGCCTCCAAGGCACTCCACGCCGCCGGCGCCCGCTTCTTCTTTGTCGCGACACCGGACGAGGGCATGGCGGTTCGCGCTGCCGTCCCCGACGCCCATATCTTCGTGCTCTATGGGCTCTATCCGGGCGCGGCCAATCTCTACATCCGCCAGAACCTCATGCCGGTATTGTCCTCCATTCCGATGCTGGAGGAATGGCTGGCCAAATGCGTCGAGCGCAACGAGGCCTATCCGGCGGGCTTTCATTTCGACACCGGCATCAATCGGCTGGGGTTCAGGCTCAGCGAAGCGGGCCAGGTGCGGGAGCGCATCGAGCGCCTCGGCTATGCCCCGCAGATGGTGATGAGCCACCTTGCCTGCGCCGACCAGCCCAACCACGAGAAGAACCGCACCCAGCTGGCGCTGTTCGGCTCGGTCATCTCGCAGTTCCCCGGCATCCCCGCGTCACTCGCCAACTCGGCGGGCCTGATGACGGGCCGCGACTACCATTTCCAGATGGTTCGCCCCGGCATCGCCTTGTTCGGCGGACGCGCCGTGAGCGGCCGCAAGAACCCGATGGCCCCGGTGGTGACGTTGCACGTGCCCATCCTCCAGATCACCGATGGGCGCATCGGCGAAACAGTGGGCTATGGCGCCAACTACACCCTCAACCGCACCAGTAAGCTGGCGGTCCTCGGCTATGGCTATGCCGATGGGCTCCTGCGCTCCCTATCGGGCAGCAATTCGCGCCCCGGCGGCAAGGTCTTCATTCGCGGCAGGGTCTGCCCCATCATCGGCCGTATTTCGATGGACCTGACCATCGTCGACGTCACCGACCTCGGCGGCGATCTGCCCAGCCCCGGTGAGGGCGCCGAAGTGTTCGGGCCCAATGTCAGCGTCGATGATCAGGCCGATGCCGGCGGCACCATCGGATATGAGCTGCTCACGAGCCTCAAGGGCCGCTACTCGCGCAACTATGTCGGCACCGGCGAACTGCCCGAATAG
- the radA gene encoding DNA repair protein RadA gives MAKTRSTFVCQSCGAVTTRWQGRCDACGEWNTIVEELVDSGVGAGPKAAKSNGRPANLVPLSGETESAARVVTGLAELDRVTGGGFVKGSALLVGGDPGIGKSTLLLQSAAALANKGKRVVYVSGEEAVAQVRLRAQRLGLGEADVLLAAETNVEIILATLENGAPPDLVIIDSIQTLWTDRVDSAPGTVTQVRTSAQALTRFAKKSGAAVVLVGHVTKDGQIAGPRVVEHMVDAVLYFEGDSSHTFRILRGVKNRYGATDEIGVFAMTERGLEQVANPSALFLDQRDKDAAGSAVFAGMEGTRPLLIEIQALVAPSPLGTPRRAVVGWDSSRLSMVLAVLETRCGVRIGANDIYLNVAGGLKINEPAADLAVAAALISSLTGSPLPADAVYFGEISLAGGVRPVVHGSLRLREAQKLGFGSVVTGKLGNADRNSALDVTEYGQLADMVSSIAAAGKRPMPEPEPDAW, from the coding sequence TTGGCCAAAACCCGCTCGACCTTTGTTTGCCAATCCTGCGGTGCGGTCACCACGCGCTGGCAGGGGCGGTGCGATGCTTGCGGCGAGTGGAACACCATTGTCGAGGAACTGGTCGATTCCGGCGTCGGCGCGGGTCCAAAGGCCGCTAAGTCCAATGGCCGCCCGGCCAATCTCGTGCCGCTGTCCGGCGAAACGGAAAGCGCTGCCCGCGTCGTCACCGGCCTTGCCGAGCTCGATCGCGTCACCGGCGGCGGCTTCGTCAAAGGCTCCGCCCTCCTGGTCGGCGGCGATCCAGGGATCGGCAAATCGACGCTTTTGCTGCAATCGGCGGCCGCTCTGGCCAACAAGGGCAAGCGCGTCGTTTATGTCTCAGGTGAAGAAGCGGTGGCTCAGGTGCGGCTGCGCGCACAGCGGCTGGGGCTCGGCGAAGCCGATGTGCTGCTCGCCGCCGAAACCAATGTCGAAATCATTCTCGCAACGCTCGAAAACGGAGCCCCGCCCGATCTCGTCATCATCGATTCGATCCAGACGCTTTGGACCGACCGCGTCGACTCGGCGCCCGGCACCGTGACCCAGGTGCGCACCTCGGCCCAGGCGCTGACCCGCTTTGCCAAGAAAAGCGGCGCCGCGGTCGTCCTTGTCGGCCACGTCACCAAGGACGGTCAGATCGCTGGTCCGCGCGTCGTCGAGCACATGGTCGATGCCGTGCTCTATTTCGAAGGCGATTCGAGCCACACGTTCCGCATCCTTCGCGGCGTTAAAAACCGCTACGGCGCCACCGACGAGATCGGCGTCTTCGCCATGACCGAGCGCGGCCTCGAACAGGTTGCCAACCCCTCGGCCCTGTTTCTTGACCAGCGCGACAAGGACGCCGCGGGCTCCGCCGTCTTCGCCGGCATGGAAGGCACGAGGCCGCTGCTGATCGAAATCCAGGCCTTGGTCGCGCCTTCTCCCCTCGGCACGCCGCGACGCGCCGTGGTGGGCTGGGATTCCTCGCGCCTCTCCATGGTTCTGGCAGTTCTCGAAACCCGCTGCGGCGTCCGCATCGGCGCCAATGACATTTATCTCAACGTTGCCGGCGGGCTCAAAATCAACGAACCGGCTGCCGACCTCGCGGTCGCCGCGGCGCTGATCTCTTCGCTCACCGGTTCGCCCCTCCCCGCCGACGCCGTGTATTTCGGCGAAATCTCGCTGGCTGGCGGCGTGCGGCCCGTGGTGCATGGTTCGCTGCGCCTGCGCGAGGCGCAAAAGCTCGGCTTCGGCTCGGTAGTCACCGGCAAGCTCGGCAATGCCGATCGCAACAGCGCGCTCGATGTTACCGAATATGGTCAGCTCGCCGACATGGTCAGCAGCATCGCCGCGGCCGGCAAGCGGCCGATGCCGGAGCCTGAGCCCGACGCATGGTAA
- a CDS encoding CvpA family protein, with translation MLTAFDVGVGVLVLISAILATARGLTREVLSLATWAGSAAIAVYMYLYHPDIAQQYIAEEVVANIATVVVTFIVALIVLHLLTMRIADFVVDSRIGPIDRTLGFVFGVLRGVLIAIVVTIFGLWLLPNNLPDWAANSQSLPYLRDMGNTLISMLPEGLEQQVTDVLQGGGGNLTDDSEAPVEPGTTTTPAPADGGTVDPTDPVTDPAPAPQA, from the coding sequence ATGCTGACAGCGTTCGACGTTGGTGTGGGTGTTCTGGTGCTGATTTCGGCGATCCTCGCCACGGCGCGCGGATTAACCCGCGAAGTGCTGTCGCTGGCCACCTGGGCTGGCTCCGCCGCCATCGCCGTCTACATGTATCTCTACCACCCGGACATCGCGCAGCAGTACATTGCCGAGGAAGTGGTCGCCAATATCGCCACCGTGGTCGTGACCTTTATCGTCGCGCTGATCGTGCTCCACCTGCTCACCATGCGCATCGCCGATTTTGTCGTCGACAGCCGCATCGGGCCGATTGATCGCACCCTGGGCTTTGTGTTCGGCGTGCTGCGCGGCGTGTTGATCGCCATCGTCGTCACCATCTTCGGTCTTTGGCTTTTGCCAAACAACCTGCCCGATTGGGCCGCCAACTCGCAGTCGCTGCCCTATCTGCGCGACATGGGCAACACCCTGATCTCGATGCTGCCCGAAGGGCTTGAACAGCAGGTGACCGATGTTCTCCAGGGCGGCGGCGGCAACCTGACCGACGACAGCGAAGCGCCGGTCGAGCCGGGTACCACGACGACGCCGGCTCCCGCCGACGGCGGCACGGTCGACCCCACCGATCCGGTGACCGACCCGGCGCCAGCGCCGCAGGCCTGA
- the purF gene encoding amidophosphoribosyltransferase — MERPVTHSREDDFSLDGDTLHEECGVFGILGHSDASTLTALGLHALQHRGQEAAGIVSFDGRQFYTEKRMGLVGDHYTDPAVLAKLPGTMAIGHTRYSTTGEVALRNVQPLFAELEAGGIAVAHNGNFTNGLTLRRQIIATGAICQSTSDTEVVLHLIARSRHSSTTDRFIDAIRQMEGGYAMVALTRTKLIAARDPVGIRPLVMGELDGKPIFCSETCALDIIGAKYIRDVENGEVIICEVQPDGSITIEERKTARNVPERPCLFEYVYFARPDSVVSGRSVYKARKNAGINLAKEAPVQADVVVPVPDGGTPAAIGFAQQSGIPFELGIIRNHYVGRTFIEPTQQIRAFGVRLKHSANRAEIAGKRVVLIDDSIVRGTTSIKIIQMMRDAGATEVHIRVASPMIYFSDYYGIDTPDPDKLLANQYADINAMCRYIGADSLAFLSIDGLYEAVGGAKRNPQAPQFTDHYFTGEYPTHLTDLHGRTMSDPRQVSLLKEAG, encoded by the coding sequence ATGGAGCGTCCTGTGACCCATTCCCGCGAAGACGATTTTTCCCTCGACGGTGACACGCTGCATGAAGAGTGCGGCGTGTTTGGCATTTTGGGGCATAGTGACGCCTCGACGCTGACCGCGCTGGGCCTTCACGCCCTTCAGCACCGTGGCCAGGAAGCGGCCGGCATCGTCAGCTTCGACGGCCGCCAATTCTATACCGAAAAGCGCATGGGCCTCGTGGGCGACCACTATACGGACCCTGCCGTACTCGCAAAACTGCCGGGCACCATGGCCATCGGCCATACGCGCTACTCGACCACGGGTGAAGTCGCGCTCCGCAACGTCCAGCCGCTCTTTGCCGAACTTGAAGCCGGCGGCATTGCCGTTGCCCACAACGGCAATTTCACCAACGGCCTGACCCTGCGCCGCCAGATCATCGCCACCGGCGCCATTTGCCAGTCGACCTCCGACACCGAAGTCGTCCTTCACCTCATCGCCCGTTCGCGCCATTCCTCCACAACCGACCGCTTTATCGATGCGATCCGGCAGATGGAAGGCGGCTATGCCATGGTGGCGCTCACCCGCACCAAACTGATCGCAGCGCGTGATCCCGTCGGCATTCGGCCGCTGGTCATGGGCGAACTCGATGGCAAGCCGATCTTCTGCTCGGAAACCTGCGCCCTCGACATCATCGGCGCCAAATACATCCGCGACGTCGAAAACGGCGAAGTCATTATCTGCGAAGTCCAGCCGGATGGCTCGATCACCATCGAAGAGCGCAAGACCGCCCGCAACGTGCCAGAGCGGCCGTGCCTCTTCGAATATGTCTACTTCGCCCGCCCCGATTCCGTGGTCTCGGGCCGCAGCGTCTACAAGGCGCGCAAGAATGCCGGCATCAACCTCGCCAAGGAAGCGCCGGTCCAAGCCGACGTCGTCGTGCCCGTCCCCGATGGCGGCACGCCTGCGGCGATCGGCTTTGCCCAGCAGAGCGGCATTCCCTTCGAGCTCGGCATCATCCGCAACCACTATGTTGGTCGCACCTTCATCGAGCCCACCCAGCAGATCCGCGCCTTCGGCGTGCGCCTCAAGCACTCCGCCAACCGCGCCGAGATCGCCGGCAAGCGCGTCGTGCTGATCGACGACTCGATCGTTCGCGGCACGACCTCGATCAAGATCATCCAGATGATGCGCGATGCCGGCGCCACCGAAGTGCATATCCGCGTCGCGAGCCCGATGATCTACTTCTCCGACTACTACGGCATCGACACGCCCGATCCGGACAAGCTTCTCGCCAACCAATATGCCGATATCAACGCCATGTGCCGCTATATCGGCGCGGACTCCCTGGCCTTCCTTTCCATCGACGGGCTCTACGAAGCCGTCGGCGGCGCCAAGCGCAACCCGCAGGCGCCGCAGTTTACCGACCACTATTTCACCGGCGAATATCCGACTCACTTGACCGATCTGCATGGCCGGACCATGAGCGACCCGCGGCAGGTTTCGCTGCTCAAGGAAGCGGGTTGA
- a CDS encoding SDR family NAD(P)-dependent oxidoreductase: MTDTNELSGKVVLVTGASRGIGYAAGLEAARRGAHVIAVARTVGGLEDLDDAIQALGGSTTLVPLDLRDGEAIDRLGAAIFERWGHLDGLIANAGQLGVLSPVGHIKPDEFDKVMAVNLTANYRLLRSLDVLLRQAEAGRAVFVSSSSARSAKPFWGLYAASKAALDALVKAYSGEIAQTNVRANVFYPGAVRTAMRAKAMPGENPETLPAPAEIAPALVDMLSPTLTEQGRLYNIGTKSFEEI, encoded by the coding sequence ATGACGGATACTAACGAGCTCAGCGGCAAGGTCGTCCTGGTCACCGGCGCCTCTCGCGGCATCGGTTACGCGGCAGGGCTCGAGGCTGCACGGCGCGGCGCACATGTGATCGCCGTCGCCCGCACCGTTGGTGGGCTCGAAGACCTCGACGACGCCATCCAGGCGCTGGGCGGCTCGACCACTTTGGTGCCGCTCGATCTTCGCGATGGCGAAGCGATCGACCGGCTGGGTGCTGCGATCTTCGAGCGCTGGGGGCACCTTGATGGTTTGATCGCCAATGCGGGTCAGCTCGGCGTCCTGAGCCCTGTGGGCCATATCAAGCCGGACGAGTTCGACAAGGTGATGGCGGTCAATCTCACCGCCAATTACCGTCTCCTCCGCTCGTTGGACGTGCTGCTGCGCCAGGCTGAGGCTGGCCGTGCGGTATTCGTCTCGTCCTCGTCGGCGCGTTCGGCAAAGCCCTTCTGGGGGCTCTATGCCGCGAGCAAGGCAGCGCTCGATGCGCTGGTCAAAGCCTATTCCGGTGAAATCGCGCAAACCAATGTGCGCGCCAATGTGTTTTATCCCGGTGCCGTGCGCACCGCGATGCGGGCCAAGGCGATGCCGGGCGAGAACCCCGAAACCCTGCCCGCGCCGGCCGAGATCGCGCCTGCACTGGTCGATATGCTGAGCCCCACGCTTACCGAACAGGGGCGGCTCTACAATATCGGCACCAAAAGCTTCGAAGAGATCTGA
- a CDS encoding GNAT family N-acetyltransferase, whose protein sequence is MVALRPYRAGDLDALYDICLRTGNSGGDASSVHNDPQLVGHIYSAPYGVLEPENVFVAEDDEGVAGYVVGTHDTDRFAERLEQDWWPALRSRYAGATGLTDADQRRLDAIIKPHRSPADLVEAYPAHIHMNLLPRLRGQRVGTRLLDLWVAQAREAGVKGIHLGAGAANHGGIAFWGKNFEELRRDNGTVWFGMGL, encoded by the coding sequence ATGGTCGCCCTTCGTCCCTACCGCGCCGGCGATCTCGATGCTCTTTATGACATCTGCCTGCGGACCGGCAATTCCGGCGGGGACGCGTCGTCCGTTCACAACGATCCCCAGCTTGTCGGCCATATCTATTCGGCGCCCTATGGCGTGCTCGAGCCCGAAAACGTCTTCGTTGCCGAAGACGACGAGGGTGTTGCCGGCTATGTGGTGGGCACGCACGACACGGACCGTTTCGCCGAGCGGCTGGAGCAGGACTGGTGGCCGGCACTGCGATCACGTTATGCCGGGGCCACGGGACTGACCGACGCCGACCAGCGCCGCCTCGACGCGATCATCAAACCACATCGCTCGCCTGCCGATCTGGTCGAAGCCTATCCTGCCCACATCCACATGAACCTGCTGCCGCGGCTGCGCGGACAGCGGGTCGGGACAAGGCTCCTCGATCTTTGGGTGGCGCAGGCACGCGAAGCGGGCGTCAAGGGAATCCATCTTGGTGCTGGCGCCGCCAATCACGGCGGCATTGCCTTTTGGGGCAAGAACTTCGAAGAGCTCCGCCGCGACAATGGCACCGTGTGGTTTGGGATGGGGCTTTAG